In Taeniopygia guttata chromosome Z, bTaeGut7.mat, whole genome shotgun sequence, one genomic interval encodes:
- the KANK1 gene encoding KN motif and ankyrin repeat domain-containing protein 1 isoform X5 has product METRRRLEQERMMQGTPGDVRRPRLSSFGGMGSTSSLPSFVGSSGYSQVSQHLQNGYQGNGDYGACFSSSLGSSIRHSPMSSGISTPVTNVSPVHLQHIREQMAVALKRLKELEEQVKTIPVLQVKISVLQEEKRHMMAELKNHRKATQNETYGFRKRSYSAGNAEQWEHMSQVRRGGELYIDCEEEMESVEQSSQRIEEFRQLTAEMQALEKKIQDSNYESPANLRVNRENLTKEARSVAVGADENMNDVIIYNRSARQCKEVAVGTEKEVRECGVGVTEAMLGLSTEIEKEIELQQQTIEALKEKIYRLEVQLKETTHDREMTKLKQELQAAGSRKKVDKAMMAQPHVVSRMVEAVIQTRDQMVGDHVAVADSSVGNHLQTSSIGTSCRPATRSAAAGPELLMSRWLVRERAEVQDQSTGSSMELHDKSVGTETSVRETGVNTEEPSEVPSPCKTAQVVGAVRSVGCGDCSVDVVVCVPKEHVSRETATEAVPRAEAMVMAVPSTASQQTSTALEMVSQCTSTEVACLADCGTNTTLSSCDKQTSTDGVEVRSVAVGDGRVKDIHASAKVRSVGVGTMLSSHPGFEKPSAIKTKDCGIGQISVYENYLVGLKMRSIACGPPPLPVVPAGTRSIGVGGESVCDPVSGQPESPLPPSELRTGLDHYIERVQKLLQEQQMLLAENYSELAEAFGEPHSQIGSLNSQLISTLTSINSVMKYASTEELRSLDLQKQCMERSTPSGATLEYIPHGQLASTHLTSNLRMLKLEQDTVATEEERKTPLVEAARGRKSFSSQDKALTPINLTDDQLASGLYVCTNNENTLKSIMKKRDGKKELSNTKKNLQFVGINGGYETTSSDDSSSEESSSSDSEEECESHEYPCHQHTEEKQPSPHAAEVCAMGAEKDSPLPECEAEEVEIRERYELSEKMLSACNLLRNNIDDPKALTNKDVRFCLNTIQHEWFRVSSQKSALPEMVGDYITAFEEISPAVLRHIINMADGNGNTALHYSVSHSNFEIVKLLLDANVCNVNHQNKAGYTPIMLAALAAVEAEKDMRIVEELFSCGDVNAKASQAGQTALMLAVSHGRIDMVKALLACGADVNIQDDEGSTALMCASEHGHVEIVKLLLAQPGCNSTLEDNDGSTALSIALEAGHKDIAVLLYAHVNFSKTQSPGTPRLSRRTSPGPTHRATFE; this is encoded by the exons ATGGAAACACGGAGGCGActggagcaggagaggatgATGCAGGGCACACCTGGAGATGTCCGCAGGCCTCGACTTTCCAGCTTTGGAGGCATGGGCTCCACAAGCTCCCTCCCCTCTTTTGTGGGATCCAGTGGGTACAGTCAAGTATCTCAGCACCTGCAGAATGGGTATCAGGGAAACGGCGACTATGGTGCCTGCTTCAGCTCCTCATTGGGCAGTTCCATTCGTCACAGCCCCATGAGCTCGGGAATATCCACACCGGTCACCAACGTGAGCCCGGTGCATCTGCAGCACATCAGGGAGCAAATGGCAGTTGCCCTCAAGCGTCTCAAGGAGCTCGAGGAGCAAGTCAAGACTATTCCTGTGCTGCAGGTCAAAATTTCAGTGTTGCAGGAGGAGAAGAGGCACATGATGGCTGAACTCAAAAACCACAGGAAAGCCACTCAAAATGAGACATACGGTTTCAGAAAGCGATCCTATAGTGCAGGGAATGCAGAGCAGTGGGAACACATGTCTCAGGTGAGAAGAGGTGGAGAACTGTATATAGATTGTGAGGAAGAGATGGAGAGTGTGGAGCAGAGCTCTCAGAGGATAGAGGAGTtcaggcagctgactgctgaGATGCAAgccctggagaaaaaaatccaagataGCAACTACGAAAGTCCAGCAAACCTTAGGGTGAACAGAGAAAATCTGACAAAAGAAGCCCGATCTGTTGCTGTGGGTGCTGATGAGAACATGAATGATGTCATTATATACAACAGATCTGCAAGGCAATGCAAAGAAGTAGCTGTGGGAACAGAGAAAGAAGTGAGGGAGTGTGGAGTTGGAGTGACAGAGGCTATGCTTGGACTGTCTACAGAAATTGAGAAGGAGATAGAGCTTCAGCAGCAGACCATTGAAGCCCTTAAGGAGAAAATTTATAGACTAGAGGTTCAGTTAAAGGAAACCACCCATGACAGGGAAATGACCAAATTAAAACAGGAGTTGCAAGCAGCTGGGTCTAGAAAGAAGGTGGATAAAGCCATGATGGCTCAACCCCATGTTGTCAGTAGGATGGTGGAGGCTGTCATACAGACAAGAGACCAAATGGTGGGAGACCACGTGGCCGTTGCGGATTCGTCAGTGGGAAACCATCTACAGACCAGCAGCATTGGCACCTCCTGCAGACCTGCCACGCGGAGCGCAGCTGCAGGACCCGAGCTGCTGATGAGCCGGTGGCTGGTGAGGGAGAGGGCAGAGGTGCAAGATCAGAGTACCGGGAGCTCCATGGAACTGCATGATAAGTCAGTGGGCACAGAGACAAGCGTCCGTGAGACAGGCGTCAACACAGAGGAGCCGTCAGAGGTGCCGAGCCCTTGCAAGACAGCACAGGTGGTTGGAGCAGTGAGGTCTGTGGGCTGCGGGGACTGTTCAGTGGACGTGGTGGTTTGTGTGCCCAAGGAACACGTGTCCCGTGAAACAGCCACAGAGGCTGTACCCAGGGCAGAGGCAATGGTGATGGCTGTGCCTTCCACAGCTAGCCAGCAAACCAGCACTGCTTTGGAGATGGTGAGCCAGTGCACCAGCACAGAGGTGGCCTGCCTGGCAGACTGTGGGACTAACACCACTCTGAGCAGCTGTGACAAGCAGACCAGCACGGACGGCGTGGAGGTGCGGAGTGTGGCAGTGGGGGATGGCCGGGTGAAGGACATACACGCGTCTGCTAAGGTGCGTTCGGTTGGAGTGGGCACTATGCTCTCTAGCCACCCTGGCTTTGAAAAGCCTTCTGCAATAAAAACCAAAGACTGTGGCATTGGACAGATAAGTGTTTATGAGAACTACCTGGTTGGTCTGAAAATGAGGAGCATTGCCTGTGGACCCCCTCCGTTGCCGGTTGTCCCAGCTGGAACCAGGAGCATAGGTGTTGGGGGAGAGTCTGTGTGTGACCCAGTCAGTGGTCAGCCAGAGAGCCCTCTGCCTCCATCTGAGCTGAGGACAGGCTTGGATCACTACATTGAACGTgtgcagaagctgctgcaggaacagcagatGCTGCTTGCTGAAAATTACAGTGAATTGGCAGAAGCCTTTGGGGAGCCCCATTCCCAGATTGGATCTCTCAATTCACAACTCATCAGCACCCTCACCTCCATCAACTCTGTCATGAAATATGCCAGTACAGAGGAGCTGCGTAGCCTGGACCTTCAGAAGCAGTGCATGGAGAGAAGCACCCCATCCG GTGCTACTTTGGAGTACATCCCTCATGGCCAGCTTGCAAGCACACACTTAACGTCAAATTTGCGAATGCTGAAATTGGAGCAGGACACTGTGGCCActgaggaggagaggaagacTCCCCTTGTGGAAGCTGCTCGAGGAAGGAAGTCTTTTTCTTCTCAGGATAAAGCTCTCACTCCAATTAACCTGACAGATGATCAGCTTGCCTCAGGTCTCTATG TATGTACTAATAATGAGAACACACTCAAATCTATCATGAAGAAAAGAGATGGGAAGAAGGAATTGAGCAACACCAAGAAGAACCTGCAGTTTGTTGGCATTAATGGCGG GTATGAGACCACATCCAGCGATGACTCCAGCTCCGAGGAGAGCTCCTCCTCCGATTCAGAGGAGGAGTGCGAGAGCCACGAGTAcccctgccaccagcacacagaagaaaagcagcccAGCCCCCATGCTGCGGAGGTCTGTGCCATGGGGGCAGAGAAAGACAGTCCCCTCCCAGAGTGTGAGGCCGAGGAGGTGGAAATCAGAGAGAG GTACGAGCTAAGTGAAAAGATGCTTTCTGCCTGTAACCTGCTGAGAAACAACATTGATGACCCCAAGGCGTTAACAAACAAAGATGTG AGGTTTTGTTTAAATACTATCCAGCATGAGTGGTTTCGTGTCTCAAGTCAGAAGTCAGCTCTCCCTGAAATGGTTGGAGACTACATAACTGCTTTTGAAGAGATTTCTCCTGCTGTCCTCAGACATATCATCAACATGGCAGATGGAAATGGAAACACAGCTCTGCATTACAGTGTGTCACATTCTAACTTTGAAATTGTAAAGCTTCTTCTGGATGCAA ATGTCTGTAATGTAAATCATCAGAACAAGGCTGGTTATACCCCCATCATGCTTGCTGCACTTGCAGCTGTGGAAGCAGAGAAGGACATGAGGATAGTGGAGGAACTGTTCAGCTGTGGGGACGTGAATGCTAAAGCCAGCCAG GCTGGTCAGACTGCACTGATGCTAGCTGTGAGCCATGGCCGGATAGACATGGTTAAAGCTTTACTGGCCTGTGGTGCAGACGTCAATATCCAGGATGATGAGGGCTCTACAGCTCTGATGTGCGCCAGTGAGCATGGACATGTGGAGATTGTAAAGCTTctgctggcccagcctgggTGTAACAGCACCCTGGAGGACAAC gATGGCAGCACAGCACTTTCAATAGCCCTGGAAGCTGGACATAAGGACATAGCAGTTCTCCTGTATGCCCATGTCAACTTTTCCAAAACCCAGTCACCG GGCACTCCTAGGCTTAGCAGAAGGACATCTCCTGGTCCCACCCACAGAGCCACATTTGAGTAA